Proteins encoded together in one Macadamia integrifolia cultivar HAES 741 unplaced genomic scaffold, SCU_Mint_v3 scaffold812, whole genome shotgun sequence window:
- the LOC122070037 gene encoding uncharacterized protein LOC122070037 encodes MADTNNTVIPNTQAPSLPPITLCSPFHIPQIMSKTYVYWKTQIVPYLIGQRLYDYVSDDKPRPQDPTQAASCREKDASIMSLLTISLSDDGLFLALGCTTNKEIWDAIHVVYSSTSTTCILSLHVALQNLIDKPDKTITQFLHHAKALSDELATIGKPLPLEDFNIHIFRSLRNEYQSLVLTMMAQSDLIRYTELHGLLMSHEFFLHSFRAIMDPLADASVHLSQQGRGNSSPWGHSRGRGFGRSNTFAHNPCKVFSCTNHQEDTYYYR; translated from the coding sequence ATGGCCGACACCAACAACACTGTCATCCCCAATACTCAAGCACCTTCTCTTCCCCCAATCACTCTATGCTCACCATTTCATATCCCTCAAATTATGTCTAAGACCTATGTTTATTGGAAGACACAAATTGTTCCATACCTCATCGGCCAACGTCTCTATGACTATGTATCTGATGACAAACCACGCCCTCAAGATCCAACTCAAGCTGCAAGTTGTCGTGAAAAGGATGCCTCCATTATGAGTCTCTTAACTATCTCTCTCTCCGATGATGGTCTCTTCTTAGCACTTGGTTGCACCACCAATAAAGAAATATGGGATGCCATCCATGTTGTGTACAGTTCCACCTCCACCACATGCATATTGTCTCTTCATGTTGCTCTTCAAAACTTAATTGACAAGCCTGATAAAACTATCACTCAGTTTCTTCACCATGCCAAAGCTCTCTCTGATGAATTAGCAACTATTGGGAAACCTCTTCCCCTTGAAGACTTCAACATTCATATCTTTCGTTCCCTTCGGAATGAGTACCAGTCATTAGTCCTTACCATGATGGCACAGTCAGATCTGATTCGCTACACTGAGCTTCACGGTCTTTTAATGAGTCATgagttttttcttcattctttccGAGCAATCATGGATCCGTTGGCGGATGCTTCCGTCCACCTCTCCCAACAAGGTCGTGGCAATAGCTCCCCTTGGGGTCATAGTCGTGGTCGTGGCTTTGGTCGCTCTAATACTTTTGCTCACAACCCTTGCAAAGTTTTCAGTTGCACCAACCATCAGGAAGACACTTACTACTATCGTTAG